Proteins from a genomic interval of Ferrovibrio terrae:
- a CDS encoding virion core protein, T7 gp14 family, whose translation MSGIETALMIASTALSTVGSISQANQQRKAQSQAQAMQAQQAQDQVNELQRQHAKAEQDRLERLRRASASQRAAFAGAGISSDGSGEAVFDNLLTQSLQEKQEIDERLDRSIRSLQDGMQLNLLRHQRPDSFSKAASVVQTGVGIGRQLGIF comes from the coding sequence ATGTCCGGAATCGAAACAGCCCTGATGATCGCAAGCACCGCGCTCTCTACCGTCGGTTCGATCTCGCAGGCTAATCAGCAGCGCAAGGCGCAATCGCAGGCACAGGCCATGCAGGCCCAGCAGGCGCAGGACCAGGTGAACGAGCTGCAGCGCCAGCATGCCAAGGCGGAGCAGGACCGGCTGGAGCGGTTGAGGCGTGCGTCTGCATCCCAACGCGCAGCCTTTGCCGGTGCCGGCATCAGCAGTGATGGGTCTGGTGAGGCAGTGTTCGACAATCTGCTGACGCAGAGCCTGCAGGAAAAGCAGGAGATCGACGAGCGGCTGGATCGCAGCATACGCAGCCTCCAGGACGGCATGCAGCTCAATCTGCTGCGCCACCAACGTCCTGATTCCTTCTCAAAGGCAGCATCGGTCGTTCAAACCGGCGTCGGCATCGGCCGGCAGCTTGGCATTTTCTGA
- a CDS encoding phage capsid protein, translating to MTPTIEQSFVRQFEHDVHQAYQRLGAKLRPTVRSKTAVKGSSTTFQKVGKGTASTKARHGKVPVMNVDHGSVECLLQDFYAGEWLDALDELKVGHNERDVIVNAGAYALGRKTDELIIRSLDQSTHFAGADTDGLTKAKILAAFEALGDADVPDDGQRYAVIGWRQWSQLLDIPEFADADYVGEEDLPWKGAQAKQWLGTLWMAHSGLTLQNDVRFCHWYHKTAVGHASGQDVKSDITWHGDRAAHFINNMMSQGATLIDQTGVVTLRCREV from the coding sequence ATGACGCCGACGATTGAACAATCCTTCGTCCGCCAGTTCGAACACGACGTGCATCAGGCCTATCAGCGCCTGGGTGCCAAGCTGCGTCCGACTGTGCGCTCGAAGACAGCCGTGAAGGGCTCGTCCACCACCTTCCAGAAGGTGGGCAAGGGGACTGCCAGCACCAAGGCTCGCCACGGCAAGGTGCCGGTGATGAATGTCGATCATGGTTCGGTGGAATGCCTGCTGCAGGACTTCTATGCGGGCGAATGGCTCGATGCGCTCGACGAACTGAAGGTCGGCCATAACGAGCGTGACGTGATCGTGAATGCCGGCGCCTATGCGCTGGGTCGCAAGACCGACGAGCTGATCATCCGCTCGCTCGATCAGTCGACCCATTTCGCCGGCGCCGACACCGACGGTCTGACCAAGGCCAAGATACTGGCTGCTTTCGAAGCGCTCGGCGATGCCGATGTGCCCGACGATGGCCAGCGCTATGCCGTGATCGGCTGGCGCCAGTGGTCGCAGCTGTTGGATATCCCGGAATTCGCCGACGCCGATTATGTCGGCGAGGAGGATCTGCCGTGGAAGGGAGCGCAGGCCAAGCAGTGGCTCGGTACGCTGTGGATGGCCCATAGCGGCCTGACGCTGCAGAACGATGTGCGCTTCTGCCATTGGTACCACAAGACCGCGGTGGGTCATGCCTCGGGTCAGGACGTGAAGTCCGACATCACCTGGCACGGCGATCGCGCCGCGCATTTCATCAACAACATGATGAGCCAGGGCGCGACGCTGATCGATCAGACCGGCGTCGTCACCCTGCGCTGCCGCGAAGTGTAA
- a CDS encoding capsid assembly protein, with amino-acid sequence MTANLLEAEVQTEGGADAVPEKFRDPQTGAIRVDLLVKSYRALEQKLAGMVSVPGDDSDDDARLRFNRALGVPDSPDGYEITLANPALSTDAEVNRRLHEAGFTPTQAQLVYDLACDHVVPQLHRMAGEYRQRGERDRLLQRYGGEARFSETARALEAWGQRNLPESVFNALASSYEGICALESMMQNGDPALTRGAGGGDAALSEDQLVGMMRDPRYWKKRDPEFLAKVTDGFKRLYPG; translated from the coding sequence ATGACGGCCAACCTGCTCGAAGCGGAAGTGCAGACTGAAGGCGGCGCGGATGCGGTGCCGGAGAAGTTCCGCGATCCGCAGACCGGCGCGATCCGCGTCGATCTGCTGGTGAAATCCTATCGCGCGCTTGAACAGAAGCTCGCCGGCATGGTGTCCGTGCCGGGCGACGACAGCGACGACGATGCACGGCTGCGCTTTAACCGCGCACTCGGCGTGCCGGACTCGCCAGATGGCTATGAGATCACGCTGGCCAATCCGGCACTCTCCACCGACGCCGAGGTGAACCGCCGCCTGCATGAGGCCGGTTTCACCCCGACCCAGGCGCAGCTGGTTTACGACCTTGCCTGCGATCATGTCGTGCCGCAGCTGCATCGCATGGCCGGCGAATACCGTCAGCGCGGCGAGCGTGACCGCCTGCTGCAGCGCTATGGCGGCGAGGCGCGCTTCTCCGAGACGGCACGGGCGCTGGAAGCCTGGGGTCAGCGCAACCTGCCGGAATCGGTATTCAACGCACTGGCCTCGTCTTACGAAGGCATCTGCGCACTGGAATCGATGATGCAGAACGGCGATCCGGCACTGACCCGCGGTGCCGGCGGTGGCGATGCGGCGCTCAGCGAAGACCAGCTGGTCGGCATGATGCGCGACCCGCGCTACTGGAAGAAACGCGACCCCGAATTCCTCGCCAAGGTCACTGACGGCTTCAAGAGGCTGTATCCGGGCTGA
- a CDS encoding collagen-like protein: MTTSSLIPRIQLIATGVEQLFPFEFPVSNAAELHVWVDDGPRSDYTVDLLNNGDGGTIAFADNPPQAGQRVTIARIVGLASGPQFSEGGVLRAEALNAEFERLTRLVQQVDEKVARAVKLAPGAAFPAAQDLVLPSGARANRVLGFDGDGQPQLIGEGSIPSGPVGPQGPQGVAGPIGPQGVTGPQGIQGVGGPPGPQGNPGPAGPAGPLGPQGATGPQGPQGVQGSAGAPGQSFTPDAIGGYAQRTSHDAATAGFAFLAADLGQLFFKLSNAAADWSNGIYFGRGEAGPQGAQGVQGLQGPLGPQGPQGPVGATGAQGPRGLTWRGGWLAATAYAADDAVQHGGQSYVCIDAVSGSMIPADDTAHWSLLAARGLQGIQGPQGETGPVGPTGAQGPQGAQGPVGPLGPQGLPGEDGAPGLGVPHGGNEGQVLAKASNDDGDVAWQDAPSGFVEKDGDIMTGPLVAPSLQSNGTTPLATGFLLGSGQDVGYAILHRTRETLYEEQQVANCSGIIPNGNCFSNTSWSMPNANWWSWGLGLPYVNPGYDFAGGSSTTNQPVSQTNERIYGSYYLLRTEIGFDVQRRDWKNCNCGQTNCYSNCNCNCNCNCDCSNCWNCK, translated from the coding sequence ATGACGACATCTTCACTCATTCCGAGAATCCAGCTGATCGCCACTGGCGTGGAGCAACTGTTTCCGTTTGAATTTCCGGTGTCCAATGCAGCCGAACTGCATGTCTGGGTCGATGACGGCCCGCGCAGCGATTACACGGTCGACCTGCTGAATAACGGCGATGGCGGCACAATTGCCTTCGCCGATAATCCGCCGCAGGCCGGTCAGCGTGTGACGATCGCACGCATTGTCGGCCTGGCCAGCGGTCCACAATTTTCCGAAGGTGGTGTGTTACGTGCCGAAGCGCTGAATGCCGAATTCGAACGGCTGACGCGGCTGGTGCAGCAGGTCGATGAAAAGGTCGCTCGCGCCGTAAAGCTGGCGCCAGGCGCGGCGTTCCCGGCCGCGCAGGATCTTGTTCTGCCGTCTGGTGCGCGCGCCAATCGCGTGCTGGGCTTCGATGGCGATGGTCAGCCGCAACTGATCGGCGAGGGATCGATCCCCTCCGGTCCGGTCGGTCCGCAGGGTCCGCAGGGTGTTGCAGGTCCGATCGGCCCGCAGGGTGTGACGGGACCGCAGGGCATACAGGGTGTGGGCGGGCCCCCGGGTCCGCAGGGCAACCCCGGCCCTGCTGGTCCCGCCGGCCCGCTGGGTCCGCAGGGCGCAACAGGCCCGCAGGGTCCGCAGGGCGTGCAGGGCAGTGCAGGTGCGCCGGGCCAGTCGTTTACGCCGGATGCGATCGGCGGCTACGCCCAGCGCACATCGCATGACGCAGCCACCGCGGGCTTCGCGTTTCTCGCCGCCGATCTCGGCCAACTCTTCTTCAAGCTGAGCAATGCTGCGGCCGACTGGTCGAACGGCATCTATTTCGGCCGCGGCGAGGCCGGTCCGCAGGGAGCGCAGGGCGTCCAGGGTCTGCAGGGTCCACTCGGTCCGCAGGGTCCGCAGGGCCCGGTTGGCGCGACGGGCGCACAGGGTCCGCGTGGTCTGACCTGGCGCGGCGGTTGGCTGGCTGCGACGGCTTATGCTGCCGACGATGCGGTTCAGCATGGAGGCCAAAGCTATGTCTGCATCGATGCAGTGAGCGGCAGCATGATACCTGCCGATGATACGGCGCATTGGTCGCTGCTGGCGGCGCGCGGTCTGCAGGGCATTCAGGGTCCGCAGGGCGAGACCGGGCCAGTCGGCCCGACCGGCGCGCAGGGACCGCAAGGCGCGCAGGGGCCGGTGGGTCCACTCGGTCCACAGGGATTGCCTGGCGAAGATGGCGCACCAGGCCTCGGTGTTCCGCATGGCGGCAACGAAGGTCAGGTGCTGGCCAAGGCATCGAATGACGACGGTGATGTGGCCTGGCAGGACGCACCGAGCGGCTTCGTTGAAAAGGACGGCGATATCATGACCGGGCCACTGGTCGCGCCCAGCCTGCAGAGCAATGGCACCACGCCACTCGCCACCGGCTTCCTGCTCGGCAGCGGGCAGGATGTCGGCTACGCGATCCTGCATCGTACCCGCGAAACCCTCTACGAGGAACAGCAGGTCGCCAACTGCTCTGGCATCATTCCGAACGGCAACTGCTTCAGCAACACCAGCTGGAGTATGCCGAATGCCAATTGGTGGAGCTGGGGACTGGGTCTGCCCTACGTGAATCCCGGCTACGACTTTGCCGGCGGATCGTCGACCACCAACCAGCCGGTCAGCCAGACCAACGAGCGGATTTATGGCTCCTACTACCTTCTGCGTACTGAAATCGGTTTCGACGTCCAGCGGCGTGACTGGAAGAACTGCAATTGCGGTCAGACCAACTGCTACTCGAACTGTAACTGTAACTGTAACTGCAACTGTGACTGTTCGAACTGCTGGAACTGCAAGTGA